A window from Mangifera indica cultivar Alphonso chromosome 2, CATAS_Mindica_2.1, whole genome shotgun sequence encodes these proteins:
- the LOC123208441 gene encoding alpha-glucosidase 2 isoform X2 has translation MADYKGKVITTGDVSGDMIFQPILEDGVFRFDCSVDDRGAACPSLSFVNNKDRDMPIMTHKAPLYTPTYKSHMDQQIVQLELPVGTSFYGTGEVSGQLERTGKRIFTWNTDAYGYGPGTTSLYQSHPWVLAVLPNGEALGVLADTTRCCEIDLRKESTIQFIAPSPYPVITFGPFTSPSAVLVSLSHATGTVFMPAKWSLGYHQCRWSYDSDQRVLEVSKTFRKKGIPCDVIWMDIDYMDGFRCFTFNKERFSDPKSLVKDLHHIGFKAIWMLDPGIKHEDGYFVYDSGTKNDVWIKKSDGTPFVGEVWPGPCVFPDFTQSKTRSWWASLVKDFVSCGVDGIWNDMNEPAVFKSVTKTMPERNIHNGDKELGGCQNHSHYHNVYGMLMARSTHEGMKLADENKRPFVLTRAGFVGSHRYAATWTGDNLSNWEHLHMSISMVLQLGMSGQPLSGPDIGGFAGNATPKLFGRWMGIGAMFPFCRGHSETGTTDHEPWSFGEECEEVCRLAIKRRYRLLPHIYTLFYIAHTTGIPVATPTFFADPKDPSLRTLENSFLLGSLLVCASSMPDQRLDKLQCTLPNGIWQSFDFDDSHPDLPALFLQGGSIIPVGPPYQHVGESDPSDDLTLLVALDENGKAKGILFEDDGDGYGFTEGQYLLTHYLAELQESVVTVRISATEGSWKRPQRHLNVKLLLGEGAMINTCGMDGEALQIRLPSENEISDLMSASKEQYKRRLRNAKPIPDAERVSEHMGMELSKIPIELKSGDWALKVIPWIGGRIISMEHLPSGSQWLCSRIEIDGYEEYCGTEYRSIGCTEEYNVLERDLVHDDVGEEKSLLLGLDIGGGLVLDRKITMPKNNPTVFQIDSSIRALKVGAGSGGFSRLICIRVHPTFNLMHPTESFVSFTSVNGSKHEVWPESGDQFFEGDLLPNGKWTLVDGRVGLGLVNRFNAEEVYKCYIHWGPARVNLELWSEERPVSKQSPLRICHEYEVINIV, from the exons ATGGCAGATTACAAAGGGAAGGTGATCACCACAGGTGATGTTTCAGGGGATATGATTTTTCAACCTATCTTGGAGGATGGGGTTTTCCGATTTGATTGTTCTGTGGATGATAGAGGTGCAGCATGTCCCAGTCTTTCTTTTGTAAATAACAAGGATAGGGACATGCCAATCATGACTCATAAGGCCCCTTTATATACCCCAACCTATAAATCTCATATGGACCAGCAGATTGTACAACTTGAG CTCCCTGTTGGTACCTCGTTTTATGGAACTGGGGAAGTCAGTGGGCAGCTAGAACGGACGGGAAAGAGA ATTTTTACATGGAATACAGATGCATATGGTTATGGTCCTGGAACTACATCCTTGTACCAGTCACATCCCTGGGTGCTTGCCGTCCTTCCAAATGGAGAGGCATTGGGGGTTCTTGCTGACACAACAAGGTGTTGTGAG ATTGATCTGAGAAAAGAATCAACTATACAGTTCATTGCTCCATCCCCATATCCCGTGATTACATTTGGTCCTTTTACTTCTCCCTCTGCTGTTTTGGTTTCCCTGTCTCATGCAACTG GAACCGTATTTATGCCTGCAAAATGGTCCTTAGGCTATCACCAGTGCCGTTGGAGTTATGATTCTGATCAGAGAGTTCTTGAG GTTAGCAAAACATTTCGCAAGAAGGGTATACCATGTGATGTCATATGGATGGATATTGACTATATGGATGGTTTTCGTTGTTTTACTTTCAACAAG GAGCGTTTCTCAGATCCAAAATCTTTGGTAAAGGATCTGCACCATATTGGCTTCAAAGCTATCTGGATGCTTGATCCTGGAATCAAGCATGAAGATGGTTATTTTGTGTATGATAGTGGAACAAAAAATGATGTCTGGATTAAAAAGTCAGACGGAACACCTTTTGTTG GGGAGGTATGGCCTGGTCCTTGTGTCTTTCCTGACTTTACACAATCAAAAACTCGTTCTTGGTGGGCAAGTCTGGTTAAGGATTTTGTTTCTTGTGGAGTTGATGGTATATGGAATGATATGAATGAGCCAGCTGTTTTCAAG TCAGTAACTAAGACAATGCCTGAGAGGAACATTCACAATGGAGATAAAGAACTTGGAGGTTGCCAGAATCATTCTCACTATCACAAT GTATATGGCATGTTAATGGCAAGATCTACACATGAAGGCATGAAATTAGCTGATGAAAATAAGCGTCCTTTTGTTCTGACCAGAGCTGGATTTGTTGGTAGCCATAGATATGCTGCAACATGGACAGGAGATAATCTTTCAAATTGGGAGCACCTTCATATGTCTATTTCTATGGTACTTCAATTG GGAATGAGTGGTCAACCACTTTCAGGACCTGATATTGGTGGTTTTGCTGGAAACGCAACGCCCAAACTTTTTGGACGGTGGATGGGTATAGGTGCCATGTTTCCTTTTTGCCGTGGGCACTCTGAAACAGGCACAACTGACCATGAACCCTGGTCCTTTGGTGAGGAG TGTGAAGAAGTTTGTCGCCTAGCCATAAAGAGGCGCTACCGCCTTTTACCACACATATACACTCTCTTTTATATTGCTCATACAACAGGCATTCCAGTGGCAACTCCTACCTTTTTTGCTG ATCCAAAAGATCCCAGCTTGAGAACACTTGAAAATTCGTTTTTGTTGGGTTCACTTTTAGTTTGTGCAAG CTCTATGCCTGATCAGAGGTTGGATAAGTTGCAATGTACATTGCCGAATGGAATTTGGCAAAGTTTTGATTTCGATGATTCACATCCG GATTTACCAGCTTTATTTTTGCAAGGTGGATCTATCATACCTGTAGGTCCTCCTTATCAGCATGTTGGTGAATCTGATCCATCGGATGACTTGACACTTCTTGTGGCTTTAGATGAAAATG GAAAAGCAAAAGGTATTCTATTTGAAGATGATGGTGATGGATATGGATTCACTGAAGGTCAATATCTACTGACACACTATTTGGCTGAGCTTCAAGAATCAGTGGTTACTGTTAGAATTTCTGCAACTGAAGGATCTTGGAAGAGGCCACAACGACATCTGAATGTCAAGTTATTGCTTGGTGAAGGTGCAATG ATCAATACATGTGGGATGGATGGAGAGGCTTTGCAAATTAGACTGCCTTCAGAAAATGAAATTTCTGATCTAATGTCTGCTAGTAAAGAGCAGTACAAGAGACGATTGA GAAATGCGAAGCCAATTCCAGATGCGGAAAGGGTTTCTGAGCACATGGGAATGGAACTTTCAAAAATCCCCATTGAACTGAAAAGCGGTGATTGGGCTCTTAAAGTTATTCCATGGATTGGGGGTAGAATTATTTCCATGGAACACCTCCCTTCAG GATCTCAGTGGCTCTGTAGCAGGATTGAGATTGATGGATATGAAGAATACTGTGGTACAGAATACCGGTCTATTGGGTGTACTGAGGAATACAATGTGCTAGA GAGGGATCTTGTGCATGATGATGTTGGAGAGGAGAAATCACTTCTATTAGGACTTGATATCGGTGGTGGGCTGGTTCTTGACCGGAAGATAACCATGCCTAAAAATAATCCGACGGTCTTTCAAATTGATTCTAGCATTAGAGCTCTCAAAGTAGGTGCCGGATCTGGTGGATTTTCAAG GCTGATATGCATAAGAGTCCACCCAACGTTCAACCTTATGCATCCCACAGAATCTTTTGTCTCATTTACCTCCGTCAATGGGTCTAAGCATGAAGTGTGGCCAGAATCTGGGGACCAGTTTTTTGAAGGAGACCTTCTGCCCAACG GCAAATGGACTTTAGTGGATGGGCGTGTCGGTTTGGGGCTTGTGAATCGATTTAACGCCGAGGAAGTTTACAAGTGTTACATCCACTGGGGACCAGCCAGAGTCAATTTGGAACTGTGGTCTGAAGAGAGGCCGGTCTCCAAGCAATCACCTCTCAGAATTTGCCATGAGTATGAGGTGATAAATATCGTTTAG
- the LOC123208441 gene encoding alpha-glucosidase 2 isoform X1, protein MQSKIKYHQAIFLEPRFKFSCYSFKTKLQINPVKEWRLNKKLIGGRVIARMADYKGKVITTGDVSGDMIFQPILEDGVFRFDCSVDDRGAACPSLSFVNNKDRDMPIMTHKAPLYTPTYKSHMDQQIVQLELPVGTSFYGTGEVSGQLERTGKRIFTWNTDAYGYGPGTTSLYQSHPWVLAVLPNGEALGVLADTTRCCEIDLRKESTIQFIAPSPYPVITFGPFTSPSAVLVSLSHATGTVFMPAKWSLGYHQCRWSYDSDQRVLEVSKTFRKKGIPCDVIWMDIDYMDGFRCFTFNKERFSDPKSLVKDLHHIGFKAIWMLDPGIKHEDGYFVYDSGTKNDVWIKKSDGTPFVGEVWPGPCVFPDFTQSKTRSWWASLVKDFVSCGVDGIWNDMNEPAVFKSVTKTMPERNIHNGDKELGGCQNHSHYHNVYGMLMARSTHEGMKLADENKRPFVLTRAGFVGSHRYAATWTGDNLSNWEHLHMSISMVLQLGMSGQPLSGPDIGGFAGNATPKLFGRWMGIGAMFPFCRGHSETGTTDHEPWSFGEECEEVCRLAIKRRYRLLPHIYTLFYIAHTTGIPVATPTFFADPKDPSLRTLENSFLLGSLLVCASSMPDQRLDKLQCTLPNGIWQSFDFDDSHPDLPALFLQGGSIIPVGPPYQHVGESDPSDDLTLLVALDENGKAKGILFEDDGDGYGFTEGQYLLTHYLAELQESVVTVRISATEGSWKRPQRHLNVKLLLGEGAMINTCGMDGEALQIRLPSENEISDLMSASKEQYKRRLRNAKPIPDAERVSEHMGMELSKIPIELKSGDWALKVIPWIGGRIISMEHLPSGSQWLCSRIEIDGYEEYCGTEYRSIGCTEEYNVLERDLVHDDVGEEKSLLLGLDIGGGLVLDRKITMPKNNPTVFQIDSSIRALKVGAGSGGFSRLICIRVHPTFNLMHPTESFVSFTSVNGSKHEVWPESGDQFFEGDLLPNGKWTLVDGRVGLGLVNRFNAEEVYKCYIHWGPARVNLELWSEERPVSKQSPLRICHEYEVINIV, encoded by the exons ATGCAAAGCAAAATCAAGTACCATCAAGCAATATTTTTAGAACCTCGGTTCAAGTTTTCATGCTACAGCTTCAAGACCAAATTGCAGATCAACCCTGTCAa AGAGTGGAGACTGAACAAGAAATTAATCGGTGGAAGAGTGATAGCTAGAATGGCAGATTACAAAGGGAAGGTGATCACCACAGGTGATGTTTCAGGGGATATGATTTTTCAACCTATCTTGGAGGATGGGGTTTTCCGATTTGATTGTTCTGTGGATGATAGAGGTGCAGCATGTCCCAGTCTTTCTTTTGTAAATAACAAGGATAGGGACATGCCAATCATGACTCATAAGGCCCCTTTATATACCCCAACCTATAAATCTCATATGGACCAGCAGATTGTACAACTTGAG CTCCCTGTTGGTACCTCGTTTTATGGAACTGGGGAAGTCAGTGGGCAGCTAGAACGGACGGGAAAGAGA ATTTTTACATGGAATACAGATGCATATGGTTATGGTCCTGGAACTACATCCTTGTACCAGTCACATCCCTGGGTGCTTGCCGTCCTTCCAAATGGAGAGGCATTGGGGGTTCTTGCTGACACAACAAGGTGTTGTGAG ATTGATCTGAGAAAAGAATCAACTATACAGTTCATTGCTCCATCCCCATATCCCGTGATTACATTTGGTCCTTTTACTTCTCCCTCTGCTGTTTTGGTTTCCCTGTCTCATGCAACTG GAACCGTATTTATGCCTGCAAAATGGTCCTTAGGCTATCACCAGTGCCGTTGGAGTTATGATTCTGATCAGAGAGTTCTTGAG GTTAGCAAAACATTTCGCAAGAAGGGTATACCATGTGATGTCATATGGATGGATATTGACTATATGGATGGTTTTCGTTGTTTTACTTTCAACAAG GAGCGTTTCTCAGATCCAAAATCTTTGGTAAAGGATCTGCACCATATTGGCTTCAAAGCTATCTGGATGCTTGATCCTGGAATCAAGCATGAAGATGGTTATTTTGTGTATGATAGTGGAACAAAAAATGATGTCTGGATTAAAAAGTCAGACGGAACACCTTTTGTTG GGGAGGTATGGCCTGGTCCTTGTGTCTTTCCTGACTTTACACAATCAAAAACTCGTTCTTGGTGGGCAAGTCTGGTTAAGGATTTTGTTTCTTGTGGAGTTGATGGTATATGGAATGATATGAATGAGCCAGCTGTTTTCAAG TCAGTAACTAAGACAATGCCTGAGAGGAACATTCACAATGGAGATAAAGAACTTGGAGGTTGCCAGAATCATTCTCACTATCACAAT GTATATGGCATGTTAATGGCAAGATCTACACATGAAGGCATGAAATTAGCTGATGAAAATAAGCGTCCTTTTGTTCTGACCAGAGCTGGATTTGTTGGTAGCCATAGATATGCTGCAACATGGACAGGAGATAATCTTTCAAATTGGGAGCACCTTCATATGTCTATTTCTATGGTACTTCAATTG GGAATGAGTGGTCAACCACTTTCAGGACCTGATATTGGTGGTTTTGCTGGAAACGCAACGCCCAAACTTTTTGGACGGTGGATGGGTATAGGTGCCATGTTTCCTTTTTGCCGTGGGCACTCTGAAACAGGCACAACTGACCATGAACCCTGGTCCTTTGGTGAGGAG TGTGAAGAAGTTTGTCGCCTAGCCATAAAGAGGCGCTACCGCCTTTTACCACACATATACACTCTCTTTTATATTGCTCATACAACAGGCATTCCAGTGGCAACTCCTACCTTTTTTGCTG ATCCAAAAGATCCCAGCTTGAGAACACTTGAAAATTCGTTTTTGTTGGGTTCACTTTTAGTTTGTGCAAG CTCTATGCCTGATCAGAGGTTGGATAAGTTGCAATGTACATTGCCGAATGGAATTTGGCAAAGTTTTGATTTCGATGATTCACATCCG GATTTACCAGCTTTATTTTTGCAAGGTGGATCTATCATACCTGTAGGTCCTCCTTATCAGCATGTTGGTGAATCTGATCCATCGGATGACTTGACACTTCTTGTGGCTTTAGATGAAAATG GAAAAGCAAAAGGTATTCTATTTGAAGATGATGGTGATGGATATGGATTCACTGAAGGTCAATATCTACTGACACACTATTTGGCTGAGCTTCAAGAATCAGTGGTTACTGTTAGAATTTCTGCAACTGAAGGATCTTGGAAGAGGCCACAACGACATCTGAATGTCAAGTTATTGCTTGGTGAAGGTGCAATG ATCAATACATGTGGGATGGATGGAGAGGCTTTGCAAATTAGACTGCCTTCAGAAAATGAAATTTCTGATCTAATGTCTGCTAGTAAAGAGCAGTACAAGAGACGATTGA GAAATGCGAAGCCAATTCCAGATGCGGAAAGGGTTTCTGAGCACATGGGAATGGAACTTTCAAAAATCCCCATTGAACTGAAAAGCGGTGATTGGGCTCTTAAAGTTATTCCATGGATTGGGGGTAGAATTATTTCCATGGAACACCTCCCTTCAG GATCTCAGTGGCTCTGTAGCAGGATTGAGATTGATGGATATGAAGAATACTGTGGTACAGAATACCGGTCTATTGGGTGTACTGAGGAATACAATGTGCTAGA GAGGGATCTTGTGCATGATGATGTTGGAGAGGAGAAATCACTTCTATTAGGACTTGATATCGGTGGTGGGCTGGTTCTTGACCGGAAGATAACCATGCCTAAAAATAATCCGACGGTCTTTCAAATTGATTCTAGCATTAGAGCTCTCAAAGTAGGTGCCGGATCTGGTGGATTTTCAAG GCTGATATGCATAAGAGTCCACCCAACGTTCAACCTTATGCATCCCACAGAATCTTTTGTCTCATTTACCTCCGTCAATGGGTCTAAGCATGAAGTGTGGCCAGAATCTGGGGACCAGTTTTTTGAAGGAGACCTTCTGCCCAACG GCAAATGGACTTTAGTGGATGGGCGTGTCGGTTTGGGGCTTGTGAATCGATTTAACGCCGAGGAAGTTTACAAGTGTTACATCCACTGGGGACCAGCCAGAGTCAATTTGGAACTGTGGTCTGAAGAGAGGCCGGTCTCCAAGCAATCACCTCTCAGAATTTGCCATGAGTATGAGGTGATAAATATCGTTTAG